A single region of the Novosphingobium sp. SL115 genome encodes:
- a CDS encoding sigma-54 interaction domain-containing protein, with protein sequence MIRDCGALQFTDAAAKAHAALVQRAASVLSTYGTPGEVLMADAFEGMTAAPRQTTILLERSNTPAIARLTGNRIATLRYADGAGEAALAAALACAARPGAPIAADPESLSVLALAERIAASDIPVLINGPTGTGKEVLSRFIHERSARAGKPFVAINCAAMPEAMLEALLFGHQKGAFTGANAASEGFFRAADGGTLLLDEIAEMPLPLQAKLLRALQEGEVVPLGATQPIKVDVRVIACANRDLPLEVEEGRFRADLYYRLNVFPLALRPLCERPDDIAPLAFAMVLRHAAHAPWIADDALDMLSAHSWPGNVRELENVMRRALVLAGNAPVIGPEHIAFDRPARLVAAPGTTPAETATSGDAKLSNIVQMSEARAIIATLEACNGSRVAAARQLGISERTLRYRLASFREAGIAVGGRAVGGVR encoded by the coding sequence ATGATTCGGGATTGCGGGGCACTTCAGTTCACAGATGCGGCGGCAAAGGCCCACGCAGCGCTGGTTCAGCGCGCGGCATCGGTGCTTTCCACCTATGGCACGCCCGGTGAAGTGCTGATGGCCGATGCTTTTGAAGGCATGACCGCCGCCCCGCGCCAGACCACGATCCTGCTGGAGCGTAGCAACACACCCGCCATCGCACGCCTGACCGGCAATCGCATCGCCACGCTGCGCTATGCCGATGGTGCGGGCGAGGCCGCCCTTGCCGCCGCTCTTGCCTGTGCCGCCCGCCCCGGCGCACCGATTGCCGCCGATCCCGAAAGCCTGTCCGTCCTCGCCCTTGCCGAACGTATTGCCGCCAGCGACATCCCCGTGCTCATCAACGGCCCCACCGGCACCGGCAAGGAAGTGCTCAGCCGCTTCATTCACGAACGCTCTGCCCGTGCGGGCAAGCCATTCGTCGCCATCAACTGCGCTGCCATGCCCGAAGCCATGCTCGAAGCGCTGCTGTTCGGCCATCAGAAGGGTGCGTTCACCGGAGCCAACGCCGCCAGCGAAGGGTTCTTCCGCGCAGCTGATGGCGGCACGCTGCTGCTGGATGAAATTGCCGAAATGCCGCTGCCGCTTCAGGCAAAGCTGCTGCGCGCGTTGCAGGAAGGCGAAGTTGTGCCCTTGGGCGCGACCCAGCCGATCAAGGTGGACGTGCGCGTCATCGCCTGCGCCAACCGCGATCTCCCGCTTGAGGTTGAGGAAGGCCGCTTCCGGGCCGACCTTTACTACCGCCTCAATGTCTTTCCGTTGGCGCTGCGCCCCTTGTGCGAACGCCCGGACGACATCGCCCCGCTAGCCTTCGCCATGGTCCTGCGCCACGCCGCCCATGCCCCTTGGATTGCCGACGATGCGCTCGATATGCTTTCGGCCCATTCGTGGCCCGGCAATGTGCGCGAACTGGAAAACGTGATGCGCCGCGCGCTGGTGCTGGCAGGCAATGCCCCGGTAATCGGCCCTGAACACATTGCGTTCGATCGCCCGGCGCGGCTGGTTGCGGCTCCTGGCACCACGCCTGCCGAAACTGCGACCTCAGGCGATGCCAAGCTGTCTAACATCGTGCAGATGTCGGAAGCGCGCGCCATCATCGCTACGCTGGAAGCCTGCAACGGCAGCCGCGTTGCCGCCGCCCGCCAGCTTGGCATTTCCGAACGCACGCTGCGCTACCGCCTTGCCAGCTTCCGTGAGGCTGGCATTGCCGTTGGCGGCCGGGCCGTCGGTGGTGTGCGATGA
- the fliE gene encoding flagellar hook-basal body complex protein FliE — MSGIGGIGGRASGIQDIMALRQQIVERSQLLQQVKSPDAAQAASGTQGPAGSFTDTLKGALESVNASQQKASAISEAYEKGEVVDVAKVMLARQEAGVAFEATLQVRNKLLNAYQDIMRMGV, encoded by the coding sequence ATGAGCGGGATCGGCGGGATTGGTGGCCGCGCGTCGGGCATTCAGGACATCATGGCGTTGCGCCAGCAGATCGTCGAACGCTCGCAACTGCTGCAACAGGTCAAATCACCCGACGCCGCGCAGGCGGCCAGTGGCACGCAAGGCCCGGCGGGCAGCTTTACCGATACGCTCAAAGGCGCACTGGAAAGCGTCAACGCCAGCCAGCAAAAGGCCAGCGCCATCAGCGAAGCCTATGAAAAGGGCGAAGTCGTCGATGTCGCCAAGGTCATGCTTGCCCGGCAGGAAGCAGGCGTTGCCTTCGAAGCCACGCTGCAAGTGCGCAACAAGCTGCTGAATGCCTATCAGGACATCATGCGGATGGGAGTGTGA
- the fliF gene encoding flagellar basal-body MS-ring/collar protein FliF, with translation MADTADPTAAPSAFGALTDPAAGGFGARAKAFLSHPPVRRTLPWFAGVSAAGISAVVWMAMSPAPQRMLYSQLSDGERAEVIASLDKAAIAYQIDNASGAITVGEDDLYKARMAAASDGAIATPETGTQMLDKLPMGASRGLEGQRLQAARERELELTVMEIDGVEAVRVHLAQPEKSVFVRDNLPPSASVMVKLARGRQLSDSQVRAIVNLVAASVPGLTIDAVRVVDQHGALLSDTSGADGDRFELQQRMEEKLRQQVSQLLTPMLGEGNFSSEIQIDLDMDQVTSARESYDKQGVVRSETQSASQVATPAQAQGVPGVTANTPPPATTAQPGAPQGTPPAAAGTPQSNGETASSRTYELGREVAVSNSTPGKIRRLSVAVALSAEMMAKAKPQEIEQIKQLVSAAVGADTTRGDQVAVAVRAFKPAVVEPAPFWETPWFATILRNAVALVAVLLVLLLGVRPLIKALRRDPAAADAKPAKKRKKGEVADDEEEEEQADDVNADADAETEAQAPAMTSENLAEALQPAQDPETGVVDAEALARQVSLAQRLVVEKPENALVALKQMLNNPENEEAAA, from the coding sequence ATGGCCGATACCGCCGATCCCACCGCCGCACCGTCAGCCTTTGGTGCATTGACCGATCCCGCCGCCGGAGGATTTGGCGCGCGAGCCAAGGCTTTTCTGTCGCACCCCCCAGTGCGCCGCACCCTGCCATGGTTTGCCGGCGTTTCTGCCGCAGGCATCAGCGCCGTGGTGTGGATGGCCATGTCGCCTGCCCCGCAGCGCATGCTTTACAGCCAGCTTTCCGATGGCGAACGCGCCGAAGTGATCGCCAGTCTCGACAAGGCTGCCATCGCCTATCAGATCGACAATGCCAGCGGCGCCATCACCGTGGGCGAAGATGATCTTTACAAAGCGCGCATGGCCGCCGCATCGGACGGGGCCATCGCCACGCCCGAAACCGGCACGCAAATGCTCGACAAGCTGCCGATGGGTGCCAGCCGGGGCCTTGAAGGTCAGCGCCTTCAGGCCGCGCGCGAACGTGAACTTGAACTCACCGTCATGGAAATCGACGGGGTAGAGGCGGTGCGAGTCCATCTGGCCCAGCCTGAAAAGTCGGTGTTCGTGCGCGACAACCTGCCGCCATCGGCTTCGGTCATGGTCAAGCTGGCGCGCGGGCGGCAACTGTCCGACAGCCAGGTCCGCGCCATCGTCAATCTGGTCGCAGCATCGGTTCCCGGCCTGACCATCGATGCGGTGCGCGTGGTCGATCAGCACGGCGCGCTGCTGTCCGATACCAGCGGTGCGGATGGGGACAGGTTCGAACTGCAACAGCGCATGGAAGAAAAGCTGCGCCAGCAGGTATCGCAACTGCTGACTCCGATGCTGGGCGAGGGCAATTTCTCTTCCGAAATCCAGATCGACCTCGACATGGATCAGGTCACCTCCGCACGCGAGAGCTATGACAAGCAGGGCGTGGTCCGCTCGGAAACGCAAAGCGCATCGCAGGTGGCTACGCCAGCGCAGGCCCAGGGCGTGCCCGGTGTCACCGCCAATACCCCGCCTCCTGCCACCACCGCGCAACCCGGCGCGCCACAAGGCACACCCCCCGCCGCCGCTGGCACGCCTCAGTCCAACGGCGAAACCGCATCGTCGCGCACCTATGAACTGGGCCGTGAAGTGGCCGTGTCCAACAGCACGCCGGGCAAGATCCGCCGTCTTTCCGTGGCCGTCGCGCTCAGCGCCGAAATGATGGCCAAGGCCAAGCCGCAGGAAATCGAACAGATCAAGCAACTGGTCAGCGCCGCCGTCGGTGCCGATACCACGCGCGGCGATCAGGTGGCGGTGGCAGTGCGCGCGTTCAAGCCCGCCGTGGTCGAACCCGCGCCCTTCTGGGAAACCCCGTGGTTCGCCACGATCCTGCGCAATGCCGTGGCGCTTGTAGCGGTGCTACTGGTCCTGCTGCTGGGCGTGCGACCGCTGATAAAGGCCCTGCGCCGCGATCCTGCCGCAGCCGACGCCAAGCCTGCCAAAAAGCGCAAGAAGGGCGAAGTCGCCGACGACGAGGAAGAAGAAGAGCAGGCCGACGACGTCAATGCCGATGCAGACGCGGAAACCGAAGCCCAAGCTCCGGCGATGACATCGGAAAACCTCGCCGAAGCGCTCCAGCCCGCGCAAGACCCCGAAACCGGCGTGGTCGATGCCGAAGCGCTTGCCCGGCAGGTCAGCCTTGCCCAGCGCCTTGTCGTCGAAAAGCCTGAAAACGCGCTGGTCGCGCTGAAACAGATGCTCAACAACCCTGAAAACGAGGAAGCGGCAGCATGA
- the fliG gene encoding flagellar motor switch protein FliG codes for MSELSEILPADGTDISDPERAAVMVMLLEDDQAAQILAQLEPAELRLLGEKMCALGEIGPVAIAQAIAGFVEKTERLGLIAHDRVGQVRSLMTRAVGEVKADSLMQRIAPDDPSRTPTIELARWLTPQVIIPLIRNEHPQAIAVLLIQLDPEVAAAVLHGMPDEVQPQIVHRIASLGPVAPEAIAMLEEMLNRRISECHGQGSLTMGGPRDAADIINASARTVEKRVMPEINKQDKQLAKAIENEMFKFEHLFVLDDKSMGALLREVDSDALIAALKGIPEDQREPFFRAMSARAADGIRDEIGARGRMKMAEVIEAQKAMITAARRLSAEGVIVFGAGDDDYV; via the coding sequence ATGAGCGAGCTTTCCGAAATCCTGCCCGCCGATGGCACCGACATTTCCGATCCCGAACGCGCCGCCGTAATGGTGATGCTGCTGGAAGACGATCAGGCCGCGCAGATCCTTGCTCAGCTTGAACCTGCAGAACTGCGCCTGCTGGGCGAAAAGATGTGCGCACTGGGCGAAATCGGCCCGGTCGCCATTGCCCAGGCCATCGCCGGGTTTGTCGAAAAGACCGAACGGCTTGGTCTGATCGCACATGATCGCGTCGGACAGGTGCGCAGCCTGATGACCCGCGCCGTGGGCGAAGTGAAGGCCGACAGCCTGATGCAGCGCATCGCGCCAGACGATCCATCGCGCACCCCCACCATCGAACTTGCCCGCTGGCTGACCCCGCAGGTCATCATCCCGCTGATCCGCAATGAACACCCGCAAGCCATTGCCGTGCTGCTGATCCAGCTTGACCCCGAAGTGGCCGCCGCCGTGCTGCACGGGATGCCCGACGAAGTTCAGCCCCAGATCGTCCACCGCATTGCCTCGCTTGGCCCGGTCGCGCCCGAAGCGATTGCCATGCTGGAAGAAATGCTGAACCGCCGCATCAGCGAATGCCACGGGCAAGGCTCGCTCACCATGGGCGGCCCGCGCGATGCGGCAGACATCATCAACGCATCGGCCCGCACGGTTGAAAAACGGGTCATGCCTGAAATCAACAAGCAGGACAAACAACTCGCCAAAGCCATCGAGAACGAGATGTTCAAATTCGAACATCTGTTCGTGCTGGATGATAAATCGATGGGCGCACTGCTGCGCGAAGTCGATAGCGATGCGCTGATCGCCGCGCTGAAAGGCATTCCCGAAGACCAGCGCGAACCGTTCTTCCGCGCGATGTCCGCCCGCGCTGCTGATGGCATCCGCGACGAAATCGGCGCGCGTGGCCGCATGAAGATGGCCGAAGTGATCGAAGCGCAAAAGGCCATGATTACCGCTGCCCGTCGCCTGTCAGCAGAAGGCGTGATCGTGTTCGGCGCGGGCGATGACGATTATGTCTGA
- a CDS encoding FliH/SctL family protein — protein MSDPMRAVSLADLGHLASTFAEDRRFFRELVVPEAPPAPVVVPPEQETHDPVADAWADGYARGMGEAQEAAAQIIAEREAALQAIELSLAKLDTAMQAELTERLRETVIALCEAAIAPAALDPDGLARRVECAAAMLARAEDARVIRLHPEDLALIAARLPEDWHFEPDASLERGSLRVEGAAGGVEDGPEQWRIAIAEALRQC, from the coding sequence ATGTCTGATCCGATGCGCGCGGTTTCTCTGGCTGATCTGGGCCACCTTGCCTCGACCTTTGCCGAAGACCGCCGCTTTTTCCGCGAACTGGTGGTGCCAGAAGCACCGCCTGCGCCCGTGGTCGTGCCTCCCGAACAGGAAACGCACGATCCGGTGGCCGATGCCTGGGCCGATGGCTACGCCCGCGGCATGGGCGAGGCACAGGAAGCCGCCGCCCAAATCATTGCCGAACGCGAAGCTGCACTGCAGGCCATCGAACTGTCGCTGGCAAAGCTAGACACCGCCATGCAGGCTGAACTGACCGAACGCCTGCGCGAAACCGTGATCGCCCTGTGCGAAGCGGCCATTGCCCCCGCCGCGCTTGATCCCGATGGCCTTGCCCGCCGGGTGGAATGCGCCGCCGCCATGCTGGCCCGCGCCGAAGACGCCCGCGTCATCCGCCTGCATCCCGAAGACCTTGCGCTGATCGCCGCTCGCTTGCCCGAAGACTGGCATTTCGAACCCGATGCATCGCTGGAACGCGGATCGCTGCGGGTAGAAGGCGCGGCGGGCGGGGTGGAAGATGGTCCCGAACAGTGGCGCATCGCCATAGCCGAGGCCCTGCGCCAATGCTGA
- a CDS encoding FliI/YscN family ATPase, with protein sequence MLNLLEQTLDGMTLCQPDFTPPRYGLLAACDGGMLEVSGLSVPIGTQCRIAHGAGSLTAETVGFRNGRTLMMLLGDPVLLRPGAKVRPEGRPGMVPVGEVFLGRAIDGEGKPIDGLGPITHRREWPAGGVRAAALDRSPVRESFDTGVRALNALTTFGIGQRIGIMAGSGVGKSVLLDMIAHGAEAEIVIVGLIGERAREVSDFVERHMQGSKRNRSVIVAVPADHAPNLRIRGAMMATALAEYFRAQGKRVLLIMDSLTRVAHAGREIALLLGEPGAARGYPPSALATITKLVERAGNSAQSGGSVTGLYTVLADGDNQDDPVVDTARSILDGHIVLSRDLAQRGQYPAIDIAASLSRVMNDITAPDHQQAARTFRALIASYEANRDLVLMGAYRSGADPQLDRAITMHDALTGFISQPQRQIVPMDEATAALIQLIGS encoded by the coding sequence ATGCTGAACCTGCTGGAACAGACGCTGGATGGCATGACCCTGTGCCAGCCCGATTTCACCCCGCCACGCTATGGCCTGCTTGCTGCGTGCGATGGCGGTATGCTGGAAGTATCCGGTCTGTCGGTGCCCATCGGCACGCAATGCCGCATCGCCCATGGCGCAGGTTCGCTGACGGCCGAAACCGTCGGCTTTCGCAATGGCCGCACCTTGATGATGTTGCTGGGCGATCCGGTCCTGCTGCGGCCCGGCGCAAAAGTCCGGCCCGAAGGCCGCCCCGGTATGGTCCCAGTCGGCGAAGTCTTTCTGGGCCGCGCCATCGACGGCGAAGGCAAACCGATCGATGGCCTTGGCCCGATCACCCACCGCCGCGAATGGCCCGCAGGCGGCGTGCGCGCCGCCGCGCTCGACCGGTCACCGGTGCGCGAAAGCTTCGACACCGGCGTGCGCGCATTGAATGCGCTGACCACGTTCGGCATCGGCCAGCGCATCGGCATCATGGCAGGGTCTGGCGTGGGCAAATCGGTCCTGCTGGACATGATCGCTCACGGCGCAGAAGCGGAAATCGTGATCGTCGGCCTGATTGGCGAACGCGCGCGCGAAGTGTCCGATTTTGTCGAACGGCATATGCAGGGATCAAAACGCAACCGCTCCGTCATCGTCGCCGTGCCTGCCGATCACGCGCCCAATTTGCGCATTCGCGGCGCGATGATGGCGACCGCTCTGGCCGAATATTTCCGGGCGCAGGGCAAGCGTGTGCTGCTTATCATGGACAGCCTTACCCGCGTCGCCCACGCAGGCCGCGAAATCGCGCTTCTGCTGGGCGAACCGGGCGCGGCTCGCGGTTATCCGCCATCTGCGCTGGCCACGATCACCAAACTGGTGGAGCGCGCGGGCAATTCGGCGCAAAGCGGCGGCTCGGTTACGGGCCTCTACACCGTGCTGGCCGATGGCGACAATCAGGACGATCCGGTGGTCGATACCGCCCGGTCGATCCTTGATGGACATATCGTGCTGTCGCGCGATCTGGCGCAGCGCGGGCAATATCCCGCCATTGATATTGCCGCATCGCTCAGCCGTGTGATGAACGACATTACCGCACCCGATCATCAGCAGGCCGCGCGCACCTTCCGCGCGCTGATCGCCAGCTATGAAGCCAACCGCGATCTGGTGCTGATGGGCGCCTATCGTTCGGGCGCGGACCCCCAGCTTGATCGCGCGATCACCATGCACGATGCACTGACCGGCTTTATCAGCCAGCCCCAGCGCCAGATCGTGCCGATGGATGAGGCGACCGCAGCTCTGATCCAGCTTATCGGCTCATGA
- a CDS encoding flagellar basal body-associated FliL family protein — MSDKPEKEAKAKKKGGGMMKILVPVAMLGIGGGGVFGLVAAGVIGGGGEHAEEKKDNNPKLVRKGEEDKYAPVAKEGEGEASALDTDGEGGSEFRTIYYNFPEDFTSNLKDSEGLLQVNISASTRRDYRVILWMKKHELAIRSALLIAIADTPEEDVMSPDGKARLQKRLTATINKVLAENEGFGGVDNVYFKTFIVQ, encoded by the coding sequence ATGAGCGACAAACCCGAAAAGGAAGCCAAGGCCAAGAAGAAGGGCGGCGGCATGATGAAGATCCTTGTTCCCGTGGCCATGCTGGGCATCGGCGGCGGCGGCGTGTTCGGCCTTGTGGCCGCAGGCGTGATCGGCGGCGGCGGTGAACATGCCGAAGAAAAGAAGGACAACAACCCCAAGCTCGTCCGCAAGGGTGAGGAAGACAAATATGCCCCCGTCGCCAAGGAAGGCGAAGGCGAAGCCAGCGCGCTCGACACAGACGGCGAAGGCGGCAGCGAATTCCGCACCATCTATTACAACTTCCCGGAAGATTTCACCTCCAACCTCAAGGACTCCGAAGGCCTGTTGCAGGTCAACATATCGGCCTCGACCCGCCGCGATTACCGGGTGATCCTGTGGATGAAGAAGCACGAACTGGCGATCCGCTCGGCCCTGCTCATCGCCATCGCCGACACGCCCGAAGAAGACGTGATGAGCCCCGATGGCAAGGCTCGCCTGCAAAAGCGCCTGACCGCCACGATCAACAAGGTTCTGGCTGAAAACGAAGGCTTTGGCGGCGTCGACAACGTCTACTTCAAGACCTTCATCGTCCAGTAA
- a CDS encoding FliM/FliN family flagellar motor switch protein — MKPERAFIAERPLAQHDAALLRPGPSAADLVPALTRMSERMAKALRAALSPLLGGKEPQINPMKPMETDFADFCSEIPRLAANSLLHAGSAPFMATIEGENVLRLVDRAFGGPGDTPASLPKEFPLSAELMIGRIEQLLIASLTVALGGAGAGAIRAVRRDASLAQLQAMPDATKVAALTFNVVEQGRMPWAISIAFPFETLGQFFAHGEAKRPARSPRGPSQPTDLPFADLPIDVSAVLVDMRLPLATISALAVGQVLSVPIARNVPLVVGDKTYAHGTIGALDDRVAIQLNQLS, encoded by the coding sequence ATGAAACCCGAACGCGCCTTCATTGCCGAACGACCGCTGGCACAGCACGATGCGGCGCTGCTGCGTCCCGGCCCCAGTGCGGCAGACCTTGTGCCCGCGCTGACACGGATGAGCGAACGCATGGCCAAGGCCCTGCGCGCCGCGCTGTCCCCGCTGCTGGGAGGCAAGGAACCGCAGATCAATCCGATGAAGCCGATGGAAACCGACTTTGCCGATTTCTGTTCGGAAATCCCCCGCCTTGCCGCAAACAGCCTGCTTCACGCAGGTTCGGCCCCGTTTATGGCGACCATCGAGGGCGAAAACGTGCTGCGTCTGGTCGATCGCGCCTTTGGCGGCCCCGGCGACACACCCGCTTCGCTGCCCAAGGAATTTCCGTTGTCCGCCGAACTGATGATCGGCCGGATCGAACAGTTGCTGATCGCCAGTCTTACCGTCGCACTTGGCGGCGCGGGTGCAGGCGCAATCCGTGCGGTCCGCCGCGATGCCAGCCTCGCCCAGCTTCAGGCCATGCCCGATGCCACCAAGGTTGCCGCACTTACCTTCAACGTCGTCGAACAGGGCCGTATGCCCTGGGCAATCTCCATCGCTTTCCCGTTCGAGACGTTGGGCCAGTTCTTTGCCCATGGCGAAGCCAAGCGCCCGGCCCGCTCGCCGCGCGGCCCGTCACAGCCCACCGACCTCCCTTTTGCCGACCTACCCATCGATGTCAGCGCCGTGTTGGTCGATATGCGCCTGCCGCTTGCCACCATTTCCGCCCTTGCGGTGGGACAGGTGCTGTCGGTGCCCATCGCGCGCAACGTGCCCTTGGTGGTGGGCGACAAGACTTATGCTCACGGCACCATCGGCGCGCTCGATGATCGCGTCGCCATCCAGCTCAACCAGCTTTCCTGA
- the fliN gene encoding flagellar motor switch protein FliN, producing the protein MTFQPRGFDFLKDVDVRLTVELGRTQMKLKDVLGLTEESVVMLDKLTDELLDVMVNGKLIARGEVVSQGDRFGLRIVEIAGGEPTEAIAPASKKGAKGDAA; encoded by the coding sequence ATGACCTTCCAGCCCCGCGGTTTTGATTTCCTCAAGGATGTCGATGTCCGCCTTACCGTCGAACTTGGCCGCACCCAGATGAAGCTCAAGGACGTGCTTGGCCTGACCGAAGAGTCGGTCGTCATGCTCGACAAGCTGACCGACGAACTGCTCGACGTGATGGTCAACGGCAAGCTGATCGCGCGCGGCGAAGTCGTCTCGCAGGGGGATCGCTTCGGCCTGCGCATCGTCGAAATCGCCGGCGGCGAACCGACTGAAGCCATTGCTCCTGCATCCAAAAAGGGCGCCAAGGGGGATGCCGCCTGA
- a CDS encoding flagellar biosynthetic protein FliO — translation MLWYILKLLVLLPLIGGLAWASLKFAKRMEGRFAQGSGPKAVRVVETQMLSPTLRLAVIEFHGREILVSAGKNGLVRLAEAPARPKADGEVAA, via the coding sequence ATGTTGTGGTATATTCTCAAGCTGCTGGTCCTGCTGCCGCTGATCGGCGGCCTTGCATGGGCGAGCCTGAAGTTTGCCAAACGCATGGAGGGCCGCTTTGCCCAAGGCTCTGGTCCGAAGGCTGTGCGCGTGGTCGAAACCCAGATGCTGTCACCCACGCTGCGCCTTGCCGTGATTGAATTTCATGGCCGCGAAATCCTCGTCTCGGCGGGCAAGAACGGCCTCGTCCGCCTCGCCGAAGCCCCTGCCCGGCCCAAGGCCGATGGGGAGGTCGCAGCATGA
- the fliP gene encoding flagellar type III secretion system pore protein FliP (The bacterial flagellar biogenesis protein FliP forms a type III secretion system (T3SS)-type pore required for flagellar assembly.) — protein MKRLLSMATTALILLPHHAMAAVASGPSPAQQPAALSGALDRAFGQLSGAQSGGSLSLSLQLLLVMGLLTILPTLVLMMTSFTRILVVLGILRQALGLQQSPPSQVLVGLSLFLSLFVMGPTLDKVNANAIQPYSAGQIGAEQAFINGGREFHGFMIRQTRETDLRMFADMAKAPKFASTADVPYTILLPAFVTSELKTAFQIGFMLFLPFLVIDLVVSSVLMSLGMMMMSPTIVSLPFKLLLFVLVDGWALLMGSLAASFG, from the coding sequence ATGAAGCGCCTGCTGTCCATGGCCACGACCGCGCTTATCCTGCTGCCCCATCATGCCATGGCCGCTGTCGCCAGTGGCCCTTCTCCCGCGCAGCAGCCTGCCGCGCTCTCAGGTGCGCTGGATCGCGCGTTCGGCCAGCTTTCGGGCGCACAAAGCGGCGGCTCGCTGTCCTTGTCGCTCCAGCTTCTGCTGGTCATGGGGCTGCTCACCATCCTGCCCACGCTGGTCCTGATGATGACCAGCTTCACCCGCATTCTGGTGGTGCTGGGCATCCTGCGGCAGGCGCTGGGCCTTCAGCAATCGCCGCCCAGTCAGGTTCTGGTCGGCCTGTCGCTGTTCCTGTCGCTGTTCGTCATGGGACCGACGCTGGACAAAGTGAATGCCAATGCCATCCAGCCCTATTCCGCCGGGCAGATCGGCGCGGAACAGGCCTTTATCAACGGCGGGCGCGAATTTCACGGCTTCATGATCCGCCAGACCCGCGAAACCGATCTGCGCATGTTTGCCGATATGGCCAAAGCGCCAAAGTTCGCCAGCACCGCCGACGTGCCCTACACTATCCTGCTGCCCGCCTTCGTCACCAGCGAGCTGAAAACCGCGTTCCAGATCGGCTTCATGCTGTTTCTGCCGTTTCTGGTGATCGATCTTGTGGTGTCGTCGGTGCTGATGAGCCTTGGCATGATGATGATGAGCCCCACCATTGTTTCGCTGCCGTTCAAGCTGCTGCTGTTCGTCCTTGTCGATGGCTGGGCGCTGCTGATGGGCAGTCTTGCGGCGAGCTTTGGATAA